One window of the Candidatus Jettenia sp. genome contains the following:
- a CDS encoding type II and III secretion system protein family protein yields MAGRAATHRYNRVSFLVTLILVLIFSFQGWAGNPAMVRVDTTQPRKLILTVRKSTIVRSQRPVKRISLAAPDIADVTVLTPREIYITGKTPGLTNLTLWDENERPSTIFDLEVLPDIDRLKEHLYEMFPREENIRVTATNESITLSGTVSSTTNISQVIELAQSYAPVNREGKYLINNFLEVGGVHQVMLEVRVSEMSRTLIKRLGVNFNFLSNSGRQFGISILDNLARIPPGTPPAATLNTSDSINLIFRFLSGGATWTMFIDALKENGLLKILAEPTLITLSGKTAYFLAGGEFPVPVPQSGAGGGIPTITIYYKPFGVGLNFTPTVLSNNKINMQVAPEVSELDFTNAITLQGFTIPALTTRRVSTEIELAEGQSFAIAGLLNEEVRQTVTKFPLFGDIPVLGALFRSNEFRKNETELVIVVTPHLVKPIDMAKQTLPTDAYREPNDYEFYLLGRMEGKGKESSPGTASSPSILSKNGGLEGDFGHIKP; encoded by the coding sequence ATGGCAGGCCGGGCCGCAACGCATCGGTATAACAGGGTCTCTTTTCTGGTAACCCTTATCCTCGTGCTTATTTTTTCCTTTCAAGGCTGGGCGGGCAACCCCGCAATGGTAAGGGTCGATACTACGCAACCACGGAAGCTTATTCTGACCGTGCGGAAGTCTACCATCGTGAGAAGCCAGAGGCCGGTAAAGCGGATATCTCTGGCCGCCCCCGATATAGCGGATGTTACAGTACTTACACCCAGGGAGATTTATATTACCGGAAAGACCCCCGGCCTGACGAATCTTACCTTATGGGATGAGAACGAAAGACCCTCCACTATCTTTGACCTTGAGGTATTACCCGATATTGACCGGTTGAAAGAGCACCTTTACGAGATGTTTCCCCGCGAAGAGAATATACGAGTAACCGCTACGAACGAGAGTATTACTCTTTCAGGCACCGTTTCCAGTACAACAAATATCTCTCAGGTGATCGAGCTTGCTCAGTCATACGCCCCGGTAAACAGAGAGGGAAAATATCTGATTAACAACTTTCTTGAGGTAGGAGGCGTTCATCAGGTAATGCTCGAGGTCCGCGTATCCGAGATGTCCCGCACCCTCATTAAGAGATTAGGGGTAAATTTTAACTTTTTGAGTAACAGCGGAAGGCAGTTTGGGATATCGATCCTCGATAACCTCGCAAGGATACCGCCCGGCACTCCTCCGGCAGCAACATTAAACACCTCAGATAGTATTAACCTCATCTTTCGGTTTTTGTCAGGCGGTGCTACCTGGACGATGTTTATTGACGCCTTAAAGGAAAATGGCCTGTTAAAGATCCTGGCAGAGCCAACACTCATTACCTTAAGTGGAAAAACGGCTTATTTCCTCGCCGGCGGTGAATTCCCCGTTCCTGTTCCTCAGTCAGGGGCAGGAGGAGGAATCCCAACAATTACCATTTATTATAAACCGTTCGGGGTCGGACTCAACTTCACCCCCACCGTATTAAGTAACAATAAAATTAATATGCAGGTAGCCCCGGAGGTATCTGAACTGGATTTTACCAATGCCATTACCCTTCAGGGTTTTACCATACCGGCATTGACGACCAGACGTGTATCAACAGAAATAGAACTTGCGGAAGGACAAAGCTTTGCTATTGCTGGTCTGCTTAATGAAGAAGTCAGACAAACGGTAACGAAATTCCCTCTTTTCGGTGATATTCCGGTTTTAGGCGCCCTGTTCAGAAGCAATGAATTTCGGAAAAATGAGACGGAGCTCGTTATTGTCGTTACCCCTCATCTGGTAAAACCAATTGATATGGCAAAACAAACACTACCCACAGATGCGTATAGAGAACCAAATGATTATGAATTTTATCTCCTTGGAAGGATGGAAGGGAAAGGGAAGGAATCATCCCCGGGCACCGCATCTTCACCTTCAATCTTGAGTAAAAATGGAGGATTAGAAGGAGATTTTGGGCATATAAAACCTTAG
- the cpaB gene encoding Flp pilus assembly protein CpaB, whose protein sequence is MKPILMFSLAISIALFVALLSYSKLQKKTKTQTKSSNTVPVAVATLDLPWCTPLDKSMIKLVPFLKESLPAGYFSDPSAIEGRVLLYPVKANEPIFESRLAPTTIKTGGVAAVVTPQKRAMSVKVDKVIGISGFIHPGNRVDVLVTMGQRGKVSTPITKIVLENILVLAAGPQVEKDNKKEKPAQVEVITLEVTPDEAERLALAVTEGNIQLALRNFTDSEDVITRGTTIPTLLTSYRGKKRADRTSPKPQVLSVQLIKGSCVTELNFGKEGE, encoded by the coding sequence ATGAAACCAATACTCATGTTTAGCCTGGCAATAAGTATTGCCTTGTTTGTCGCTTTACTTAGTTATAGCAAATTACAAAAAAAGACAAAAACGCAGACAAAATCTTCCAACACCGTGCCAGTGGCAGTGGCAACACTCGATTTACCCTGGTGCACACCGCTTGACAAAAGTATGATAAAATTAGTACCGTTTTTAAAAGAAAGTTTGCCAGCAGGCTATTTTTCTGACCCTTCCGCCATAGAGGGAAGGGTCTTGCTCTACCCCGTAAAGGCAAATGAACCGATATTCGAGTCAAGGCTGGCGCCAACTACGATCAAAACCGGCGGGGTAGCTGCGGTAGTCACCCCACAAAAGCGTGCAATGTCAGTAAAGGTCGATAAGGTAATAGGCATATCGGGCTTTATCCATCCAGGAAACCGGGTAGATGTACTCGTAACCATGGGACAGAGAGGAAAGGTTTCTACCCCGATAACCAAGATTGTGCTTGAAAATATCCTTGTTCTTGCTGCAGGTCCTCAGGTAGAAAAAGATAATAAAAAGGAGAAACCTGCCCAGGTAGAGGTGATTACCCTGGAAGTAACCCCTGATGAGGCAGAAAGGCTGGCTTTGGCAGTTACTGAGGGGAATATTCAGTTGGCGCTGAGAAATTTTACTGATAGTGAAGATGTAATCACGCGAGGCACTACAATACCCACGTTACTCACCTCTTATAGGGGAAAGAAAAGGGCGGACCGGACGTCACCAAAACCGCAGGTTTTATCTGTGCAATTAATCAAAGGAAGCTGTGTAACCGAGTTGAACTTTGGAAAGGAAGGAGAGTAA
- a CDS encoding A24 family peptidase, which translates to MDLIEIIPLLSLVIILFIAAFYDIRSHRIPNWLTFPAMTIGIAFYTCTKGIPGLISSVEGLFLGIALFMPFYLAAGMGAGDVKLMGAVGGFLGMKGVFIASLGTALIGGIYAMILLAFHGYLMETLKRYGTILKIFVLTGRFTYLPPEKKEKMPVLAYGVAIALGTLFSVARVVVMEKWQL; encoded by the coding sequence ATGGACCTCATTGAGATAATCCCTCTTTTATCCTTAGTTATCATTTTGTTCATTGCTGCATTCTATGATATCCGCTCTCATAGGATACCGAACTGGTTAACATTCCCTGCTATGACGATAGGAATTGCATTTTATACCTGTACAAAAGGAATTCCGGGACTTATTTCCAGTGTAGAGGGCCTGTTTTTGGGAATCGCCCTTTTCATGCCTTTTTACCTTGCTGCAGGCATGGGAGCAGGCGATGTAAAACTTATGGGCGCTGTGGGCGGATTCCTTGGGATGAAAGGGGTATTCATAGCCTCCCTCGGTACAGCTTTGATCGGGGGTATCTATGCCATGATACTCCTTGCATTCCATGGGTATCTTATGGAGACGCTCAAACGATACGGAACAATCCTGAAGATATTTGTACTCACGGGAAGGTTTACGTATCTCCCTCCGGAAAAAAAAGAGAAAATGCCTGTTTTGGCATACGGGGTAGCGATTGCCCTGGGCACATTGTTCTCTGTTGCCAGGGTTGTTGTTATGGAGAAATGGCAGTTGTAG
- a CDS encoding Flp family type IVb pilin, which yields MKKFLNFLKGEEGITVIEYGILAAIIAVGIVAAVTVLNSKMKTAFESLGDKMAPE from the coding sequence GTGAAGAAATTCTTAAATTTCTTAAAGGGTGAAGAAGGTATTACCGTTATTGAGTATGGTATACTCGCTGCTATTATTGCTGTAGGTATTGTTGCTGCTGTTACAGTTCTTAACTCAAAAATGAAAACTGCATTTGAGAGTCTCGGAGATAAAATGGCGCCTGAGTAA
- a CDS encoding FAD-binding protein: protein MGGSTTQRYGVYPVSSNNLVGKNILITEGCRGEGGFLLNNKGERFLAKYSDSVNAMEIAPRDILSRNIIREIMAGSGIDNSYIHLDLRHLGEEKIQQRLPGIREICREFTGIDPVTDLIPIQPGQHYTMGGIDCTIECETIIKGLYAAGEAACVSVHGANRLGGNSLLDTIVFGAIAGKNVVHYLQDLKGRKCEAILKDTLKHTEQRFDALCKSEGNEIPADIKVALNKVMDSKVGIFRNASALKEALYEVKALSDRYRQIKLHYTGKRVNLSLAWALELKGSLDVAEAVIASALAREESRGSHFRTDFPKRDDIGWLKHTVAHFTPEGVKLDYKPVNIGPFEPKERKY from the coding sequence TTGGGCGGGAGTACCACTCAAAGATATGGAGTTTATCCAGTTTCATCCAACAACCTTGTAGGCAAAAATATTCTGATTACAGAAGGATGCCGCGGTGAAGGCGGTTTTTTACTCAACAACAAGGGTGAACGTTTTTTGGCGAAATACAGCGATTCAGTAAATGCTATGGAAATAGCCCCCAGAGACATTCTTTCACGAAATATTATCCGTGAGATCATGGCAGGCAGCGGTATTGACAATAGCTACATACATCTTGATTTAAGACATCTGGGAGAAGAAAAGATTCAACAAAGATTGCCTGGAATACGGGAGATTTGCAGAGAATTTACCGGTATAGATCCCGTCACAGATCTTATTCCCATTCAACCAGGTCAACACTACACCATGGGCGGAATTGACTGTACTATTGAATGTGAGACTATTATAAAAGGATTGTATGCAGCAGGCGAGGCAGCATGCGTAAGTGTACACGGAGCGAACCGGCTAGGCGGCAATTCACTTCTTGATACTATTGTCTTCGGCGCCATTGCAGGTAAAAATGTCGTTCATTACCTGCAGGATTTGAAAGGCCGGAAATGTGAAGCGATTCTCAAAGACACCCTGAAACACACAGAGCAAAGGTTCGATGCATTATGTAAATCAGAAGGGAATGAAATACCTGCTGATATCAAGGTGGCTCTCAATAAGGTTATGGACAGCAAGGTCGGTATCTTCCGTAATGCTTCTGCCTTAAAAGAAGCATTGTATGAGGTAAAAGCCTTAAGCGACAGATACAGGCAAATTAAATTGCATTATACCGGTAAACGGGTGAACCTCAGTCTTGCATGGGCATTGGAGCTGAAGGGCAGCCTGGATGTGGCCGAGGCCGTCATCGCCAGCGCATTAGCCCGCGAGGAAAGCCGTGGTTCTCACTTCCGTACCGATTTTCCAAAAAGAGACGATATCGGATGGCTGAAACATACCGTAGCCCATTTTACCCCTGAAGGCGTGAAATTAGACTACAAGCCCGTAAACATCGGACCCTTTGAACCGAAAGAAAGAAAGTATTAA
- a CDS encoding FAD-dependent oxidoreductase, giving the protein MIYHDAIVVGGGLAGLRAAIELNRHNIKVAIISKVHPVRSHSVAAQGGINAALGNHPRGIYDTWEKHAFDTVKGSDYLADQDAVIRMTKEAAERIYEMEHLGCPFSRTIEGKIAQRPFGGAGFPRACYASDTTGQALLHTLYQQIIKYKQEAEREEMVMYQEWLVTDLVIEDDVCVGVIAWDIVSGRLEALQAGAVIFATGGVGRIYGCSTNALINTGMGMAVPYWAGVPLKDMEFIQFHPTTL; this is encoded by the coding sequence ATGATTTATCATGATGCCATCGTGGTCGGCGGAGGTCTCGCTGGTTTAAGGGCAGCTATTGAACTCAATCGCCATAATATCAAGGTTGCCATTATTTCAAAAGTACATCCCGTCAGGTCGCATTCCGTTGCTGCGCAAGGAGGCATTAATGCCGCCCTGGGGAATCACCCCCGCGGTATTTATGATACCTGGGAAAAACATGCCTTTGATACGGTAAAGGGAAGTGATTACCTGGCAGACCAGGATGCCGTTATCCGTATGACCAAAGAGGCTGCTGAACGTATCTACGAAATGGAACACTTGGGTTGCCCTTTTAGCCGCACGATTGAAGGAAAGATTGCACAAAGGCCCTTTGGTGGCGCTGGTTTTCCGCGCGCTTGCTATGCATCGGATACAACAGGCCAGGCCCTTTTGCATACCCTGTATCAGCAAATTATTAAATATAAACAAGAGGCCGAACGAGAAGAGATGGTAATGTATCAGGAATGGCTCGTGACAGACCTCGTAATCGAAGATGATGTTTGTGTGGGTGTGATCGCATGGGATATTGTCAGCGGAAGATTAGAGGCGTTGCAGGCCGGGGCAGTAATCTTCGCCACAGGAGGCGTTGGCCGTATATACGGATGCAGCACCAATGCCCTGATTAATACCGGTATGGGTATGGCTGTACCGTATTGGGCGGGAGTACCACTCAAAGATATGGAGTTTATCCAGTTTCATCCAACAACCTTGTAG
- the sdhC gene encoding succinate dehydrogenase, cytochrome b556 subunit has product MQKLKEGFKDLIKNRYPGMYAFWIHRITGIAITLFLFLHIWTLSYVFRGKTAYDYAISKFDTTFGYIFQYVLLLAVAIHLLNGIRITIVDFWHLTRLQKKLLWISFFIFLIIAIIGIFTIIL; this is encoded by the coding sequence ATGCAAAAATTAAAGGAAGGCTTTAAAGACCTTATTAAGAACAGGTATCCAGGCATGTATGCCTTCTGGATCCACCGGATTACCGGAATAGCGATCACACTATTCCTTTTTTTACACATCTGGACATTGAGCTATGTCTTCCGGGGCAAAACCGCTTATGATTATGCGATTAGTAAATTTGATACAACATTCGGATATATTTTTCAATATGTATTACTCCTGGCAGTAGCTATACATCTGCTAAACGGAATAAGGATTACCATAGTCGATTTCTGGCATCTCACCCGTTTACAAAAGAAATTATTATGGATATCATTTTTCATTTTTCTCATAATTGCGATTATAGGGATTTTTACCATAATTCTGTAA
- the pyrE gene encoding orotate phosphoribosyltransferase, producing the protein MKSFKYSEEPVFKLVSGRMSNYYINCKTTTLDPEAMLLIGHLFYHKVKDLRVNALGGLTLGADPIAFATAMVSGMQDDAINAFVVRKKAKEHGLMKWIEGNVREGDRVVIVDDVVTTGQSTIEAIHRARESNLNPIKAIALVDRQEGGRENIEAKDISFESIFTKDDLMNLYKKR; encoded by the coding sequence ATGAAATCTTTCAAATACAGCGAAGAACCTGTCTTTAAATTGGTATCAGGAAGGATGAGTAACTATTACATTAATTGCAAGACAACAACGTTAGACCCCGAAGCTATGCTGTTGATTGGGCACCTCTTTTACCATAAGGTCAAAGACCTCCGTGTTAACGCTCTTGGTGGTTTAACCCTGGGCGCAGACCCTATTGCCTTTGCTACTGCGATGGTTAGTGGCATGCAGGATGACGCTATTAATGCCTTTGTCGTAAGAAAAAAGGCAAAGGAGCACGGATTAATGAAGTGGATTGAGGGAAACGTACGGGAAGGAGACCGGGTTGTGATTGTAGACGATGTAGTTACCACAGGTCAATCCACCATAGAAGCTATACATCGTGCCAGGGAGTCAAATCTGAATCCCATTAAGGCCATTGCCCTGGTAGACCGGCAGGAAGGCGGGCGAGAGAATATCGAGGCAAAAGATATTTCCTTCGAGTCTATCTTTACCAAAGATGATTTAATGAATCTTTATAAAAAACGATAG
- the mdh gene encoding malate dehydrogenase, giving the protein MSRKKITVIGAGNVGATTAQRLVEKELGNVVLVDILQDMPQGKALDILESGPVYSYDSEIIGTNGYEETKDSDIVIITSGVARKPGMSRDDLLKINTGIVKGVAENIAKSSPNAILIVVSNPLDAMTYVAHKVSRFPKHRIMGMAGVLDAARFSTFLARELKVSVENIQAFVLGGHGDTMVPSTRYTTVAGVPVEELLPKERLNAIVKRTMDGGAEIVSLLKTGSAFYAPSAAVVEMVEAILKDKKKIVPCAALCEGEYNIDGLFVGVPVKLGAKGIEQIFEIMLNEEESAALKQSAEAVRVLCKQVDTLLLST; this is encoded by the coding sequence ATGTCGAGGAAGAAGATAACCGTTATTGGCGCTGGAAATGTGGGTGCTACAACGGCACAGCGTTTGGTTGAAAAAGAGTTAGGTAATGTGGTGCTGGTGGACATTCTCCAGGATATGCCACAGGGAAAGGCCCTGGATATCCTGGAGTCAGGACCTGTCTACTCCTATGATTCAGAAATTATCGGTACAAATGGATATGAAGAGACGAAGGATTCTGATATTGTAATCATTACATCAGGTGTAGCAAGGAAACCCGGCATGAGCAGGGATGACCTGCTCAAGATCAATACGGGTATTGTAAAAGGGGTGGCAGAAAATATTGCGAAAAGCTCGCCCAACGCTATCCTGATTGTCGTATCCAATCCCCTGGATGCCATGACTTATGTGGCTCATAAAGTGAGCCGTTTTCCGAAACACCGCATCATGGGTATGGCGGGTGTATTAGATGCTGCCCGTTTTAGTACCTTTCTTGCAAGGGAGCTTAAGGTATCCGTTGAGAACATTCAGGCCTTTGTACTGGGCGGACACGGGGATACCATGGTCCCTTCCACCCGATATACCACCGTTGCAGGCGTCCCGGTAGAAGAATTACTGCCCAAAGAACGCCTGAATGCCATAGTAAAACGTACGATGGATGGCGGTGCTGAAATTGTTAGCCTGCTCAAGACAGGGAGCGCCTTTTATGCCCCATCAGCAGCAGTCGTAGAAATGGTTGAGGCAATACTCAAGGATAAGAAAAAGATAGTGCCCTGTGCCGCCTTATGTGAAGGCGAATACAACATTGATGGGCTCTTTGTGGGCGTACCGGTAAAACTTGGTGCAAAAGGTATTGAACAGATCTTTGAGATCATGTTAAATGAAGAAGAATCAGCCGCTTTAAAACAATCAGCCGAAGCGGTACGAGTATTATGCAAGCAGGTAGATACACTATTACTGTCAACTTAA
- the icd gene encoding isocitrate dehydrogenase (NADP(+)) encodes MSKKKSNFTSGTAIQIEKNRFIVPDNPIIPFIRGDGTGPDIWNASVRVFDAAVSKTYKDKKRIYWQEIFAGEHAFKEYGEWLPKDTLNAIKKYKIAIKGPLTTPVGGGIRSLNVTLRQELDLYACVRPVRYFDGVPSPVKSPEKLDVVIFRENTEDVYAGIEYKKGSPEAKKLIAFLEKELGKKVRKDSGIGIKPMSVTGSKRLIRRAIQYAIDKGRKSVTLMHKGNIMKFTEGAFREWGYELAKGEFSRYVITEEAVQEKHKGVVPKGKIVIKDRIADAMFQQVLLRPEEYEVIATPNLNGDYISDACAAQVGGLGMAPGANIGDKAAIFEATHGTAPKYAGQDKVNPGSVILSGIMMLEHLGWDKAATMIVKALEKTIQKKTVTYDLERQMEGARLVKCSEFADEIIKNME; translated from the coding sequence TTGTCTAAAAAGAAGAGTAATTTTACCAGTGGCACAGCAATACAAATAGAGAAGAACCGTTTCATCGTACCCGATAACCCTATTATTCCCTTTATAAGAGGAGATGGAACCGGTCCTGACATCTGGAATGCATCCGTCCGGGTATTCGATGCAGCGGTGAGTAAGACCTATAAAGACAAAAAGCGTATTTATTGGCAAGAGATTTTTGCAGGTGAACATGCCTTCAAAGAATATGGGGAATGGCTTCCGAAAGATACCCTTAATGCCATTAAGAAATATAAAATTGCTATCAAGGGACCACTCACCACACCTGTTGGAGGCGGCATCAGAAGCCTGAATGTAACCCTCAGGCAAGAGCTTGATTTGTATGCCTGCGTCCGTCCCGTCCGTTATTTCGATGGCGTACCGAGTCCGGTAAAATCACCTGAAAAATTGGATGTTGTTATTTTCCGGGAAAACACGGAGGATGTGTACGCAGGGATTGAATATAAAAAAGGCTCTCCCGAAGCAAAGAAACTCATCGCTTTCCTGGAAAAGGAACTTGGGAAAAAGGTCCGAAAGGACTCAGGCATTGGTATTAAGCCCATGAGCGTAACTGGTTCAAAAAGATTAATAAGGCGCGCCATACAATATGCAATTGATAAGGGGCGGAAGAGTGTGACCCTTATGCACAAGGGGAACATTATGAAATTTACCGAGGGCGCCTTCCGTGAATGGGGTTATGAATTGGCGAAAGGGGAATTCTCCCGATATGTTATAACAGAAGAGGCTGTTCAAGAAAAGCACAAGGGCGTTGTACCAAAGGGCAAGATCGTTATAAAAGACAGAATTGCCGATGCCATGTTCCAGCAGGTGCTCTTAAGACCTGAGGAATATGAGGTAATCGCTACACCGAATCTCAACGGCGATTACATCTCTGATGCCTGCGCAGCGCAGGTGGGCGGACTGGGTATGGCCCCTGGCGCTAATATTGGCGATAAAGCCGCCATTTTTGAAGCCACTCACGGCACTGCCCCAAAATATGCAGGACAAGATAAGGTTAATCCCGGCTCAGTCATTTTATCAGGGATTATGATGCTTGAACATTTGGGATGGGATAAGGCGGCAACTATGATTGTAAAGGCGTTAGAAAAAACGATTCAGAAAAAGACGGTAACATACGACCTCGAACGCCAGATGGAAGGTGCCAGATTAGTGAAATGCTCTGAGTTTGCAGACGAAATAATAAAGAATATGGAATGA
- a CDS encoding MBL fold metallo-hydrolase, producing the protein MKIKFVGAARAVTGSCYSIQTKEANILVDCGLFQGTRDYEKRNMKPFPFEPSEVQYLLLTHAHLDHSGLIPKLVKDGFRGKLLATSATVDLGSILLLDSAHIHELDAAWENKKRIRSGKSLIRPMYTVQEATESLAYFQAVAYNEIRDLGNGIKVRFRDAGHILGSAVVELWIKDDDAEEKKLIFSGDLGQKDLPFIKDPTPIEEGDFVFIESTYGNRKHKGMQETINEFAGAVAESLKRGGNVIIPSFAVGRTQDILYILNRLSGEGKLDHLQVFVDSPMALQATRVMLKHPECMDSETLELVKKGYKSTLNLKFTETVEDSMEINKVKSAAIIISSSGMCEAGRIRHHLKHNLWRPECSVIFVGYQAEGTLGRKIIEGAKRVKIFGEEIAVNARIYTIGGLSAHADRDELIDWLGKFKKKPKRVFVIHGEEETSLGFAETIRKQLNLDTFVPNSLEQIQI; encoded by the coding sequence ATGAAGATTAAATTTGTTGGCGCGGCAAGGGCAGTTACCGGCTCATGTTACTCCATTCAAACAAAGGAAGCCAACATCCTTGTCGATTGTGGTCTCTTCCAGGGCACGAGAGATTACGAGAAAAGGAATATGAAGCCTTTCCCGTTTGAGCCATCGGAAGTTCAGTACCTGTTACTGACCCATGCACATTTGGATCATTCGGGCCTTATTCCAAAACTGGTAAAAGACGGTTTTCGGGGTAAGCTCCTTGCTACCAGTGCCACGGTGGATTTAGGCAGTATTCTCTTATTGGATTCAGCCCATATCCATGAACTTGATGCGGCGTGGGAAAATAAGAAGCGCATCAGGTCTGGAAAATCTCTTATCAGACCGATGTATACTGTTCAGGAAGCCACCGAAAGTCTTGCCTATTTTCAGGCTGTAGCCTATAACGAGATACGGGATTTGGGTAACGGTATTAAGGTGAGGTTCCGGGATGCAGGCCACATCCTGGGTTCTGCTGTTGTTGAGCTATGGATAAAGGATGATGATGCAGAGGAAAAAAAGCTCATTTTCTCCGGTGATCTTGGACAAAAGGATTTACCCTTCATTAAAGACCCGACACCTATTGAAGAAGGGGATTTTGTCTTTATAGAATCGACCTATGGCAACCGAAAGCACAAAGGTATGCAGGAAACGATCAATGAATTTGCCGGGGCAGTCGCAGAATCATTGAAAAGGGGCGGTAACGTGATTATCCCTTCCTTTGCAGTCGGCCGTACTCAGGATATTTTGTATATTTTGAACCGATTATCGGGAGAAGGGAAGCTCGATCATCTTCAGGTTTTTGTAGACAGCCCTATGGCGTTGCAGGCTACCCGTGTCATGCTAAAACACCCGGAATGTATGGACAGTGAGACCTTAGAACTGGTGAAGAAAGGATACAAGAGTACGCTCAATTTGAAATTTACAGAGACCGTTGAGGATTCGATGGAGATCAATAAAGTGAAGAGCGCCGCTATTATCATATCTTCCAGCGGGATGTGTGAAGCAGGTCGCATTCGTCATCATCTCAAACATAACCTGTGGCGTCCGGAATGTAGTGTTATCTTTGTAGGATACCAGGCAGAAGGAACCTTAGGACGTAAAATTATAGAAGGGGCAAAGAGGGTAAAGATATTTGGTGAAGAGATTGCCGTGAATGCCAGAATTTATACCATTGGAGGTCTTTCAGCTCATGCTGACCGTGATGAGCTTATAGACTGGCTTGGAAAATTCAAAAAGAAGCCAAAGCGTGTTTTTGTAATACACGGTGAAGAGGAAACATCCCTCGGCTTTGCAGAAACTATAAGAAAACAGTTAAACCTCGATACCTTTGTGCCAAATAGCCTGGAACAAATTCAAATCTAA